GGCGTGTAACATTCAAGTTCAAAGACGGACACGCCTACATCTTGGATTATGAGGACTACCACTAATGGCTATGCACAATCCTCCCCATCCCGGTGAGTTCATTGTCCAGGTCTATCTGGAACCCAATAACCTGAGCGGGCGCGAACTGGCCGGGAAGCTCAGTGTGGCTGCTTCAACGCTGAATCGCATTCTTACTGGTGCGAGCCGTATCAGCCCTGACATGGCGTTACGCCTTTCCAAGGCTCTTGGCCGTTCTCCGGAGAGTTGGCTCGCCATGCAGTCCAACTATGATCTTTGGCAAGCCATGCAGCATGTGAAACTCGGCAAAGTTGAGAAAGTCCGGCTCACAGCGGCCTAATCGGATAATGGGGAGTCTCTCTTGGGTGTGTAATTCTGAAACGATTCCTGCCTCTTTGTGTTCTCCCTGTTCTTAGCGCGGTGTTCGGCTAAGAACAGGGCTCCAGATTTAAGCAGTTATTTCACTAAGAACGGTTTCGAGTCTTCGCCGGACGCGGTTGTGACCGTGAGGATGGCCATCCCTTTCCGTCCGCCGCTTGGAACGGTGGTCGTAATCGTGTTGGCGTTTTCCAGTTTGAATGTGGCGGTGCGACCGGGGCCGAAGGAGACGGTGCGCACACATTCCGCGACGCCGAAGTTGGTACCGGTCAAGGTCACCTTGTCTCCGGCCTTTCCTTCATCCGGACTGACGATGGTGATTGTCGGGGCGATTCCGAAACAGGCAGGAGCCTTTCCGGCGGTTTCGGCGCTCTGGTAGGTGGGTTTTCCGGCTGAGCCTTTCGGGGCTCCCGTCGCCGTCTTGCTCTTTCCGGATGATTTCTTGGATTCCGCGAAGGCGCTGGTTCCGCTTACGATGACGAGCAGTCCCAGGATGAGGCTCAGGCATAGGACTCTCCCATCAGTGCGATTCTTCATGTCGATCTCCTCATGTGTGTGACGGCTGATACTCGTCAGCCGCCGGTGCAGGTCACGGAGTGATGGCCGCGCTTGTGGCGGCGGGACGGAACGGCTAAGGCACCAGTTGTTTCAACTGGTGTTCGATGCGGGCTTGGAGTGCTGACTGATGGCCTGTCTGCGGGACGAGGGCGAGGGCTTCTCGATAGACGTGGGCCGCCTCGGTCGTTCGCCCGCTGGCCTGGAGTGTCTCAGCATACTCGACATGGAGGGTTGGGTCCATATTTTGTGAGCGCAGCGCCTCTTGGTATTCGGCGATCGCTCCGGGAAGGTCGCCGGATCGTTTCAGTGCCAGGGCGAGGTTGCGGCGCGCGCGCAGGTGTCCCGGTTCGGTGGTCAGCGCGGCGCGATATTCGGTGATGGCCTGGGTGAGGGCGCCTTGCTCGTAGTAGATGTTGCCCAAGGTGGTATGGGCTCCGGCATGGCCGGGGTCCTGCTTGAGGAGCAGTTCGAAGTGGCGCTTGGCCCAGTCCTGGTCGCCGGTTTTGCGAAAGGCCAGGCCGATGTTGAAGCGGGCCGCGATATGGTTGGGGTTGAGGCTCAAGACCGCGTACAAGGCCCGAATGGCGGCACTGTAATTGTTGAGCTGGCCGTAGAGAATGCCGAGGCGAAAATGGCTTTCGAGATGGGCAGGAGACTGTTTGACGATGGTCTCATACTCTTGAATGGCACCATCACGATCGTGGGTTTCTTCGAGCGTCGTCGCCAGGAGGTAGCGCGCCTCCGTCAGGCTGGGTTGGCGTTCGAGCACCTGCCGTACCGTTGCAATCACGCCGTTCAGATCTCCTTGCGCCCGCAGGGCTTGCGCCTGGCGCAGCAATGTGGCGGCGGCTTCCTGTGGTGTGGGTTGGTGTATCTGGGCTGATTGTTTGGCGGCGAGCTGGTTCCCCGCCAGAACATCGGTGGCGGACAAGGCGCAGAGCCCGGTCAGGAGCAGGCAGACAGTCGGGAGACGCCGGTTGTGTGTAGGGCAATGAGGTAGACGCGACATGGGTCGAATGAGAGACATGAAGACCTTGATGGGGTGGTGTTCTTGCGGCTGAGTGATGAGTGAAACAGGAGCCGGCCCGAGGCGGGCCGGCTCCGATGCACTGACACGTGGCTGGTGGCAAGACGCGGTTATTCTTCGATGGTCGAAATATCTCCGGGGTCCTGGCCCAATTCTTTGGCCTTGAGCACGCGCCGCATGATCTTGCCGGAGCGGGTTTTGGGCAGGGATTGGACGATGTCGATTTCCGAGGGGACGCCGATTTTCCCCAGCTCGGCCTTGACCTGATCCTTGATTGCCTGGATCAGTTCCGGGCTCTCGGTCTCGCCCTGCTTCAGGATGATGAAGGCCTTGATGGACTCGCCGACGGTCTTGTGCGGCTTGCCGATCACGGCTGCTTCGGCCACGGCATGGTGGCTGACCAGGGCGCTCTCGACTTCCGCCGTGCCCAGCCGGTTTCCCGCGACTTTGATCACGTCGTCGGCGCGGCCCATGAACCACATGTAGCCATCGGCATCCTTGTGGCACACGTCGCCGGCGGTGTAGCAGTTGGGGATGGTATTCCAGTAGGTCTTGTATCGTTCCGGATCCTTGTAAATGGTCCGCATCATGGAGGGCCAGGGCTTCTTAATGACGGCGAATCCGCCGACGTTGGCCGGGAGGCTGTGGCCTTCGCGATCCACCACATCGGCTTCAATGCCGAGGAACGGGCGCGTGGCCGAGCCGGGCTTCAGCGGGACGGTCGGCAGAGGGGTGATGAGAATGGATCCGGTTTCTGTCTGCCACCAGGTGTCCATGATCGGCTTGTCCCCGCCGGTGACACGATGGAACCATTCCCAGGCTTCGGGATTGATCGGCTCGCCGACGCTGCCAAGAATGCGCAGGGTCGAGAGGTCGAACTTCTTCGGCCAGTCTTCTCCGTAGCGCATGAGGAGGCGAATGGCGGTGGGGGTGGTATAGAAAATCGAGACGCCGTAGCGCTCGATCAAATCCCACCAGCGGCCGGGATTGGGATAGTCCGGCTTGCCTTCCGCGGTCAGGATCGTCGCGCCGTTCAAGAGCGGGCCATAGACGATATAGCTGTGGCCGGTGACCCAGCCCGGATCGGCGACGCAGAAATACACATCATCGTCCTTCAGATCGAAGACATACTTTGCGGTGATGTAGGTGCCCACCATGTAGCCGCCGTGGACGTGCACGACGCCTTTGGGTTTTCCGGTGGTGCCGGAGGTGTAGAGGATGTAGAGCGGATCTTCGGCGTCTAGCTTGGCGGCCTCACATTCCGGTTTTTCATTTTTGAGCCAGTCGTGCCAATCGATTTCCTTGGGGGAGGCCAGCGCGATCTCCGGTTTCTGCCGGCGGACGACGACAACGCGCTCGACGGTGGGGCAGGTCTTCAGGGCTTCATCGACCACCGGCTTGAGCGGGATGACCTTGCCCCGGTCGTAGCCCACATCGGCGGTGATGACGAGATGCGCTTCGGCATCGCGAATCCGGCTGGCCAACGCCGGGGCGCTGAAGCCGGAGTACACGACGCTATGGATGGCGCCGATGCGCGCGCAGGCCAGCATGGCAACGATCTGCTCGGGAATTTTCGGGAGATAGATGGTGACGCGATCGCCTTTTTTCAGTCCCATCTTTTTCAGGGCATTGGCGCAGCGGCAGACTTCGCGATAGAGCTGTCCGTAGGTGAACACGCGTTCGGTGTCGTTTTCGCCGACCCAGATGACGGCCACTTTGTTTTTGCGGCCGCCCTTCACGTGGCGATCGAGACAGTTGTAGGAAATGTTGCAGGTCGCCCCGACAAACCACTTGGCCAGCGGGTAGTTCCATTCCAGAACCCTGCTCCAGGGTGTGAACCAGTCGAGCTCTTTCGCCACACCGCTCCAGAAGGCTTCCGGATCGGCGATCGACTGTTTGTAGGCGGCTTCGTAGTCTTGAATATGGGCGGCGGCTTTGGTCTTGTCGGTCGGCTGGTAGGTCCGGCTTTCTTTTAAGAGGGTCTCGATGTCTTCACTCATGACGCGTCTACCTCCTCAGTCGCGTGATACGAAAGGATCCGGCCAATTATGGAGAAAGGTGGGCGTCCCTGCAACCCTTCATCGCCGGTGGTTTCGCCGGGGCAGGGCTGATTTCTTGACAGCCGTAATCGCGGAGGGGTAGTCTGACTCGGAGCCGGTCATGTCAATGTCTCTTCGACTGATTTCACGTCTATCTCTGCGAATGGCACGCGCGATGGCGCTTGTGTTCGCATGGTCGTTTCTCACCGCCGCCGGTGTTGAGCCCGTCCATGCCCAATTGGGGAAGCCCGAGGGGCTCTATTACAAGTCTTGGGCGGTCGTCATCGGTGTTGAAAACTATCTCTTGGCTCCGCCGATTCCCGGTGTGGTGAACGATGCCAAGACCGTGGCTCAGGCGTTTCGCCAAATGGGGTTTGACGATGTCCTTGAAGTGTATGACAAGGACGCCAGTTTCAGGCACCTTCAGCAGGTGTTCACGAATTTCCTTCCCCGGAAGGTCGGGCGGATGGATCGGCTGGTGGTCTTTTTTGCCGGTCATGCCGGAGTCACGCTGGATGCCGACGGGAAAGAACTCGGCTATCTCGTGCCGTGGGATGCGCAGGTGAATAATGTCGCCAAGTCGGTGACCTTCGAGCAGCTCAAGGAATTCACCCGCCGGTCGGCGTCCAAGCATACGTTGCTCATTATCGACGCGGGGGTCCGCGGGTGGGAAACCACCGCAGCGCAACAGCTCTCTCTGGAGGGCCGGTTATCGCCGGAGGCGGATACGGAACGGCGCGCGGCGCAAGTGATTACGGCGGGGGACAAAGGCGAGGTCTCGCTTCGTCCCGGGGGGAAGAGTCTCTTTACGGCGTCGGTGCTGGCTGGGTTGCAGGGGGCGGCCGATCTCAATAAGAACGGGTGGTTGATGGCCTCCGAGCTCGGGGCCTATCTGGAGAAGGAAGTTACGAGTGCCTCGCAAGGCCAGCAGCATCCGATCAGTGCCAGGCTCGATGGCGATGGGGATACAGTGCTGATCGAAGGACGCAAGGCGGCCTTTACTCTTGGCACGGGGCCCCAGACCCCAGCGGAGCGGCAGCAAGCCGCCAGGGCGCAGTATGAACAGGCCTTTGCGCTGCTTCAGGAAGGGAAGCGGACGGAGGAGGCGCTGGAGCGGTTGAATCGCGCGATTGAGTACAATCCGGCGTTTGGGAATGCCTATGTGCTCAAGAGCTATCTTCGGTTGGAGGTGCTCCCGAACCTGGATGAAGCGCTTGTCACCGGGCAGCTTGCCGTTCAACACGCGCCGGACAATCCGGATTCGCACTACACGCTCGGGCTGATCTATGAAAAGCGGGGCAGCTTCGCGGAGGCGGAACAGGCGATGTTGCAGGCGCTCAAGGTGAATGCCGGGTATCAGGACGTCTATTTCTCCCTCGGGACGCTGTACGCCGATCATCTCAAGGATCAGCCCAAAGCCGTCGAGGCGTTTCGCCGTTACCTGGAGTTGGGCGGAAGCGACTCACGTGCGAAATCAGTGGTCACTGAGGCCGATGCTGCCTCGAAACGCTAGTCCTTTCCTCCGCCCTTCAGATAGCCCAATCCAATCTTCAATGCGCGCCTGGTGATCTCGGCCCAGCGGACTTGCGGGTATTCCGCGAGCACGGCGGCGGTCTTGGGATCTTGAATGTCGAGATTGGCGATCTTAATGATGCCGTCTTCTATCTGAACGTCTGCCACGGTGAATGCCTCCCCTTGTGAGCGCCTGTCGTTGTGGATCTCGTCGTTGCGGCGCAGAGAAACGTCCTCTCTGCGTCAACCGTACCGGAGCCGTTGCGTTGACGGATCTGGAGACGCATGTTAGCATGAATTCACGTAAATTCTCGACTTGCTGACGTGCACGGATTCACTATCTTTCGTGACGAAGGAGGATCGGATGGCTACAGCACAGGCACATGTGACGAGACTGGCCGGTATCGGATTGGCCATGGCGCTCTTGATGGGACTCGCCGCCTGTGGTGGTCCGCCAAACTGGGTGCAGAAAGGATCCGGCGCGTTCAATGAAAAGGACAGCAAGGCCTTCTATGGAGTCGGTTCGGTCGTCGGCGTGCGGAATGAGCCGCTGGCCTGGGATGCGGCGGAGAATCGCGCGCGCGCCGAGATCGCGAAGACCTTCGAAACCTACACGGGCTATCTGATGCGGGATTATGCCGCCTCAACCACGGCCGGTGATTTTACCCGCAACACGGAAGAGCAAAATGTCGAGCGGGCCATCAAGACCGTGACCACCGCGACGCTCAGCGGTGTGCGTCCGATCGATCGCTACAAGGACGAAAAGACGAACACCTACTACGTGCTGACCAAATTGAGCTTGGAAGATATGAAGAACAATCTGGAGCAGGCCAAGGAGCTCAACGCGCAGGTCCGCGATTTTGTCAGGAAGAATGCCGACAAGATGTTCGATCGGCTCGAGAAAGAAGAAGATAAGCGGATGAACCGGTAACGCAGGCTCAGAAGGTCAAACGTGCGGGACGTGTGTTTCTTGGAGGGACAGGCGTGATGGGAACGAGGCGCGGATGGCTGGGTGTCATGGCGGCGGTGGGGCTCATCCTGTCCGGATGCGGACAGGAAACGAAAATCACGCGAGTCGATGCCGGGGTCGTGACCGACTTGAGCGGGCGATGGAACGATACGGATTCCCGCATGGTGGCGGAAACCATGGTCAAGGAAGCGCTCGGCTATCCCTGGCTGGGCAACTTTACGCAAGGGAAGCATCGCCAGCCGGTGGTGGTGGTGGGGACTATCCTGAATAGCAGCCACGAGCACATCAGCGTCCAGACCTTTGTGACGGATCTGGAGCGTGAATTGACCAACTCCCAGAAAGTGACCTTCGTGGCGGGGAAGGGCGAGCGGGACGAACTGCGCACCGAGCGAAAAGAACAGGCGATGTATGCCCGCGAGGATACGCAAAAGGCTCCCGGCAAAGAGATCGGCGCCGATTACATGATGAAGGGCACGATCTCGACCATTCTCGATGAAGCCGATGGCACCAAGGCGGTGTTTTACCAGATCGACTTGCAGATGGTGGATCTGGAAAGCAATGCCAAGGTCTGGTACGGACAAAAGAAGATCAAGAAAGTCATCGAGAAGAAACGCACGATATTCTAGGCACCCGCGGATTCCGTTGAGCTCTCTCCTCTCACGCTCTGCCCGCCACGCGCTTGTGCGGCGGAGCGTTGTCTCCTCACTCGCTCCTGTCAGTGTCGCCGCCGCCGTGCTGTTGCTGACGGCCTGCGGTCCCTCGATCAATCGGTACGCCCTCATCGAACAGAGCCTCCTCGCGGGCAATGCGAAACAGGCCGACGCCATCGTGCAGCAGGGCGAGTCCTCCTATGGAAGCAAGAGCCGGGTGCTCTACGGG
The Nitrospira sp. genome window above contains:
- a CDS encoding HigA family addiction module antitoxin, yielding MAMHNPPHPGEFIVQVYLEPNNLSGRELAGKLSVAASTLNRILTGASRISPDMALRLSKALGRSPESWLAMQSNYDLWQAMQHVKLGKVEKVRLTAA
- a CDS encoding IPT/TIG domain-containing protein, encoding MKNRTDGRVLCLSLILGLLVIVSGTSAFAESKKSSGKSKTATGAPKGSAGKPTYQSAETAGKAPACFGIAPTITIVSPDEGKAGDKVTLTGTNFGVAECVRTVSFGPGRTATFKLENANTITTTVPSGGRKGMAILTVTTASGEDSKPFLVK
- a CDS encoding tetratricopeptide repeat protein, producing the protein MSRLPHCPTHNRRLPTVCLLLTGLCALSATDVLAGNQLAAKQSAQIHQPTPQEAAATLLRQAQALRAQGDLNGVIATVRQVLERQPSLTEARYLLATTLEETHDRDGAIQEYETIVKQSPAHLESHFRLGILYGQLNNYSAAIRALYAVLSLNPNHIAARFNIGLAFRKTGDQDWAKRHFELLLKQDPGHAGAHTTLGNIYYEQGALTQAITEYRAALTTEPGHLRARRNLALALKRSGDLPGAIAEYQEALRSQNMDPTLHVEYAETLQASGRTTEAAHVYREALALVPQTGHQSALQARIEHQLKQLVP
- the acs gene encoding acetate--CoA ligase, with amino-acid sequence MSEDIETLLKESRTYQPTDKTKAAAHIQDYEAAYKQSIADPEAFWSGVAKELDWFTPWSRVLEWNYPLAKWFVGATCNISYNCLDRHVKGGRKNKVAVIWVGENDTERVFTYGQLYREVCRCANALKKMGLKKGDRVTIYLPKIPEQIVAMLACARIGAIHSVVYSGFSAPALASRIRDAEAHLVITADVGYDRGKVIPLKPVVDEALKTCPTVERVVVVRRQKPEIALASPKEIDWHDWLKNEKPECEAAKLDAEDPLYILYTSGTTGKPKGVVHVHGGYMVGTYITAKYVFDLKDDDVYFCVADPGWVTGHSYIVYGPLLNGATILTAEGKPDYPNPGRWWDLIERYGVSIFYTTPTAIRLLMRYGEDWPKKFDLSTLRILGSVGEPINPEAWEWFHRVTGGDKPIMDTWWQTETGSILITPLPTVPLKPGSATRPFLGIEADVVDREGHSLPANVGGFAVIKKPWPSMMRTIYKDPERYKTYWNTIPNCYTAGDVCHKDADGYMWFMGRADDVIKVAGNRLGTAEVESALVSHHAVAEAAVIGKPHKTVGESIKAFIILKQGETESPELIQAIKDQVKAELGKIGVPSEIDIVQSLPKTRSGKIMRRVLKAKELGQDPGDISTIEE
- a CDS encoding caspase family protein, giving the protein MALVFAWSFLTAAGVEPVHAQLGKPEGLYYKSWAVVIGVENYLLAPPIPGVVNDAKTVAQAFRQMGFDDVLEVYDKDASFRHLQQVFTNFLPRKVGRMDRLVVFFAGHAGVTLDADGKELGYLVPWDAQVNNVAKSVTFEQLKEFTRRSASKHTLLIIDAGVRGWETTAAQQLSLEGRLSPEADTERRAAQVITAGDKGEVSLRPGGKSLFTASVLAGLQGAADLNKNGWLMASELGAYLEKEVTSASQGQQHPISARLDGDGDTVLIEGRKAAFTLGTGPQTPAERQQAARAQYEQAFALLQEGKRTEEALERLNRAIEYNPAFGNAYVLKSYLRLEVLPNLDEALVTGQLAVQHAPDNPDSHYTLGLIYEKRGSFAEAEQAMLQALKVNAGYQDVYFSLGTLYADHLKDQPKAVEAFRRYLELGGSDSRAKSVVTEADAASKR
- a CDS encoding penicillin-binding protein activator LpoB translates to MGTRRGWLGVMAAVGLILSGCGQETKITRVDAGVVTDLSGRWNDTDSRMVAETMVKEALGYPWLGNFTQGKHRQPVVVVGTILNSSHEHISVQTFVTDLERELTNSQKVTFVAGKGERDELRTERKEQAMYAREDTQKAPGKEIGADYMMKGTISTILDEADGTKAVFYQIDLQMVDLESNAKVWYGQKKIKKVIEKKRTIF